In Pueribacillus theae, the following proteins share a genomic window:
- a CDS encoding sigma-54 interaction domain-containing protein produces MGNSESIFLRSVNQKSLEETRQLNKILRLIIDSSYDAIFVADENAVGIIMNEAYTRITGVTPEELIGKNMQELVDQGIISESVTLKVLKEKRLVTIVQNVKGTELLVTGSPIYDENGKITHVVSNLRDISDLNRLKSELYETKVLTKKYLDEIEDFKQKEGARLLLDGVIAQSKEMMQVLHLAKKVSQVDSTVLLQGESGVGKEIFANMIHLNSKRSDKPYIKVNCAAIPEKLLESELFGYEKGAFTGADRQGKPGYFEQAEGGTLFLDEIGEMPLDLQVKLLRVLQEYEVMRIGGTKTIKVNVRIISASNRNLEELVEKGEFRKDLFYRLNIVPIKIPPLRERKADIPPLAFYFLNKTNEKYDMNKHFHIDVIHRFEAYEWPGNIREMENLIERLVVTSDSEEITVNDLPGIFNLHSENRIKEKTLKELIEEVERKAIIEAMLEHKTTRKAAAKLGISQSTLVKKMQRLKIII; encoded by the coding sequence ATGGGAAATAGTGAATCCATTTTTTTAAGAAGTGTAAATCAAAAATCTTTAGAAGAAACCCGACAGTTAAATAAAATTCTAAGATTGATTATTGATTCAAGTTACGACGCAATTTTTGTGGCGGACGAAAATGCTGTAGGGATTATTATGAACGAAGCGTATACAAGAATAACAGGCGTTACGCCCGAAGAATTAATTGGAAAGAATATGCAGGAGCTCGTTGATCAAGGAATCATATCAGAATCGGTTACGTTAAAAGTCTTAAAAGAAAAACGATTAGTAACGATTGTACAAAATGTGAAGGGAACAGAATTACTAGTAACAGGAAGTCCAATTTATGATGAAAATGGAAAAATTACCCACGTCGTTTCAAATTTGCGTGATATTTCTGATCTTAACAGATTAAAGTCAGAGCTGTACGAAACGAAGGTTCTAACCAAAAAATATTTGGATGAAATTGAGGATTTTAAACAAAAAGAAGGAGCTAGGTTATTGCTTGACGGCGTCATCGCGCAAAGCAAAGAAATGATGCAAGTGCTGCATTTGGCAAAGAAAGTTTCTCAAGTCGATTCAACCGTTTTGCTTCAAGGTGAATCAGGGGTTGGAAAAGAAATCTTTGCCAATATGATCCATTTGAACAGCAAACGATCTGATAAACCTTATATTAAAGTGAATTGTGCTGCTATCCCAGAAAAGTTGTTAGAATCCGAGTTGTTTGGTTATGAAAAAGGTGCCTTTACTGGAGCGGATCGGCAAGGCAAACCCGGCTACTTCGAACAAGCGGAAGGAGGAACACTTTTTCTTGATGAAATTGGTGAAATGCCCCTTGATTTACAAGTAAAATTACTTAGAGTTTTGCAAGAATATGAAGTCATGAGAATCGGTGGAACAAAAACAATAAAAGTTAATGTAAGAATCATATCCGCTTCAAACAGAAATTTAGAAGAATTAGTTGAAAAGGGAGAGTTTCGAAAAGACTTGTTTTACCGTTTAAATATCGTACCGATTAAGATCCCGCCACTTCGTGAAAGAAAGGCGGACATTCCACCGCTCGCTTTTTATTTTTTAAATAAAACAAACGAAAAATACGATATGAACAAGCATTTTCATATCGATGTCATTCATCGTTTTGAAGCATACGAGTGGCCTGGCAATATTCGGGAAATGGAAAATTTGATTGAAAGGCTCGTTGTCACTTCAGATAGTGAAGAAATTACTGTAAACGACTTACCGGGTATTTTCAATTTACATAGTGAAAATAGAATAAAAGAAAAAACGTTAAAAGAATTGATAGAAGAAGTAGAAAGAAAAGCGATTATTGAAGCGATGCTTGAACACAAAACGACACGGAAGGCAGCCGCAAAACTAGGGATCAGTCAATCCACGCTTGTTAAAAAGATGCAGAGATTAAAAATTATCATTTGA
- a CDS encoding SDR family NAD(P)-dependent oxidoreductase: protein MNFPTFALNEKVALITGGSKGIGFGMAVALGEYGAKVVIASRGLQDLEKAKEQLEGRQIDVKIFQVDVTKKEQVEELVQNIVKEYGKLDILVNNAGMNIRKPLVEVEEADWDQVITTNLKGIFLMGQAAAKQMIKQKSGKIINISSILGSIGFSMQTSYAASKGGINQLTKVWADELAPHGITVNAIGPAYIKTPMTEEWLADESRYSEIVNNTMLKRVGNLEDLAGPVVFFASEASNYVTGQVLNVDGGWTAK, encoded by the coding sequence TTGAATTTTCCAACCTTCGCTTTAAATGAAAAGGTTGCCCTAATTACGGGCGGGAGCAAAGGAATTGGGTTTGGCATGGCCGTGGCATTAGGAGAATACGGTGCCAAGGTTGTCATTGCGAGTAGAGGATTACAAGATTTAGAGAAAGCGAAAGAGCAGCTTGAAGGTCGGCAAATTGATGTGAAAATCTTTCAAGTTGACGTAACAAAAAAGGAACAAGTGGAAGAGCTTGTCCAAAATATCGTAAAGGAATACGGCAAGCTTGATATTCTCGTAAATAATGCTGGCATGAATATTCGAAAACCACTCGTTGAGGTGGAAGAAGCAGACTGGGATCAAGTGATTACAACAAATCTAAAAGGGATCTTTCTTATGGGACAAGCAGCCGCGAAACAAATGATTAAACAAAAATCAGGAAAAATCATTAACATTTCCTCGATTTTGGGTTCAATTGGATTTTCGATGCAAACGAGTTATGCAGCAAGCAAAGGCGGAATCAACCAATTAACAAAAGTCTGGGCAGATGAACTGGCGCCTCATGGCATTACAGTCAATGCCATTGGACCGGCTTACATTAAAACACCTATGACAGAAGAATGGCTTGCAGATGAAAGCCGCTACAGTGAAATCGTTAATAATACAATGCTAAAACGGGTAGGGAATTTGGAAGATTTGGCAGGCCCTGTTGTCTTTTTTGCGTCAGAGGCATCTAATTATGTAACAGGACAGGTATTAAATGTCGATGGAGGCTGGACAGCAAAATAA